A region from the Rhodopirellula bahusiensis genome encodes:
- a CDS encoding glutamate decarboxylase has product MPLHSKDDIREMLDDEVYASSDLSKALPKFKFPSEEQSSQHIYAAVRDELMLDGNSRQNLATFCQTWAEPEIRQLMDDCMDKNIVDKDEYPQTAEIESRCVHMLANLWNAPNSANTIGCSTTGSSEAAMLGGMAMKRAWEKRRKEAGKPIDKPNLVTGPVQVCWHKFARYWDIELREIPMENDRLIMTPEEVIQRCDENTIGVVPTLGVTFTCQYEPVLAVSDALDQFEKETGIDIRIHVDGASGGFLAPFCAPDLVWDFQLPRVKSINASGHKFGLAPLGVGWVIWREEADLPEEEIFWVNYLGGNMRDIALNFSRPGGQVVCQYYNFLRLGREGYRRTHAACYETANYLAREIEKLGPFEMIYDGDMASGIPALCWKMKDGANPGFTLYDFADRLRATGWQVPAYSLPANREELVIQRILVRDGVSRDLGSILLKDMKRAIKHFEKHPEHATMDSSEASGFKH; this is encoded by the coding sequence ATGCCTTTGCATAGCAAAGATGACATTCGCGAAATGTTGGACGACGAAGTTTACGCTTCTTCGGATCTTTCAAAGGCCTTGCCCAAATTCAAGTTCCCGTCCGAGGAACAGTCGTCGCAGCATATCTATGCGGCCGTTCGTGACGAATTGATGCTCGATGGCAACTCGCGTCAAAACTTGGCGACGTTTTGCCAGACATGGGCGGAGCCAGAAATCCGTCAATTGATGGACGACTGCATGGACAAGAACATCGTCGACAAGGATGAGTATCCCCAGACCGCCGAGATTGAATCTCGTTGCGTTCACATGCTGGCCAACCTTTGGAACGCACCGAATTCCGCGAACACGATTGGTTGTTCGACGACCGGTTCGAGCGAAGCGGCCATGCTTGGCGGGATGGCGATGAAGCGAGCTTGGGAAAAGCGACGCAAGGAAGCCGGTAAGCCGATCGACAAACCCAATTTGGTGACTGGTCCCGTCCAGGTTTGCTGGCACAAGTTCGCCCGCTACTGGGACATCGAACTTCGCGAGATCCCGATGGAGAACGACCGGTTGATCATGACGCCAGAGGAAGTCATCCAACGCTGCGATGAAAACACGATCGGCGTTGTGCCAACTTTAGGTGTCACGTTCACGTGCCAGTACGAACCAGTGTTGGCGGTATCGGATGCTCTGGATCAGTTCGAAAAAGAGACTGGCATCGACATCCGAATTCATGTCGATGGAGCAAGTGGCGGCTTCCTGGCTCCGTTTTGTGCACCGGACTTGGTGTGGGACTTCCAGCTTCCGCGAGTGAAGTCCATCAATGCATCAGGACACAAGTTCGGCTTGGCTCCTCTGGGTGTGGGATGGGTGATCTGGCGTGAGGAAGCGGATTTGCCCGAAGAAGAAATCTTTTGGGTGAACTACTTGGGCGGAAACATGCGAGACATCGCATTGAACTTTTCACGCCCCGGTGGGCAAGTCGTATGTCAGTATTACAACTTCTTGCGATTGGGCCGGGAAGGTTATCGCCGTACGCATGCCGCTTGCTATGAAACGGCAAACTACCTCGCCAGAGAAATCGAAAAATTGGGGCCATTCGAGATGATCTATGATGGCGACATGGCATCGGGAATCCCAGCCTTGTGCTGGAAGATGAAAGACGGTGCGAATCCGGGGTTCACTCTTTATGACTTTGCGGATCGATTGCGAGCGACCGGTTGGCAGGTGCCAGCGTATTCCCTCCCCGCGAATCGCGAAGAGTTGGTGATTCAGCGGATCTTGGTTCGTGACGGTGTCAGTCGTGACCTTGGCTCAATCTTGCTCAAAGACATGAAGCGGGCCATAAAGCACTTCGAAAAGCATCCCGAGCACGCCACGATGGATTCCAGCGAGGCGTCGGGTTTCAAACATTGA